GCGCGCCGGTCGCGCGCGAGAGCGCCACCAGGTCTACACTGTGCTGTCGTTCCCCTGACCAAAGCCCCACTACCCGCATGCTTCGCTCGGTGACCACCTCGAGCATCTCCGCCCAGGTATGAGCCCGCGCACCGTACAGCCTCGCGGGTTCGTACGGACTACCGGTCACCGGGCCGCCGTGCATCACCGCATCCGTGAACATCAGCACCACGGGCAACGCATCGGGGCGAAAGCACGCCATACCGAAGCCACCCTTGGGGCAGCCCACATTCGGCTCGACGAACCAACGCTCGGGACTCGGGTCATCGGGTCCCCGCTCCAGCCCCTCACCCGTCGCCAGTTGGTACAGCGCCTCGATGTGGGCCTCGGGCTGGTCCTTGCCGTCAGCCAAGCGAACCGTGCGGAGTGCCGCCTGCACGGCCTCGAGGTCCCCGGTCATGCGCCGTCGAAGCAAGAACGGCGTATCGTCCGGAGCCTTACCGTAGTCGGGCAATGGAAAATCCGAAAACGTGCCCACGCCGAATTCCGTGTCAGGGATCTCCTCGAAGATTGCCGGCGCCAGCCGATCCTTGAGCTGCGCGCGAATCTCATCGATCTCACCCATCATCGAGTTGCTGTTGTCGATCAGGAAGAAAACGTCGGCACGCCTCAGCTGGGTCTGGGTCTGCAGCTCGACCACGGCTTGCTGGCCGTCCCAGGGCACGTCCACGCAGGGCACATCGGGTACCTCGGGCAAAAAACCAACATCGGGAACCTCCACCCCGGTCTTTGCGCCGCAGCCCGCTGCGAAGAACAGTGCGCCGATGGCTAGTGTCTGTCCTGCCAGTGCCAGCCCGCATCGGTCACCAGCCTCCGGTCCAAGCGCCCGATCCGCCCGCCCTGGCGGACGCGTCCCCGTCTCCAGGCGATCCTCCGGGATCGCAGGAGCGAAGCGACGAGAACTCCGGTAGTGCAGACTGCGCTTCCGGTGCCTCGACTGCGGATCGACCGCTACCGCAGCCGCCTCCGACATTCCGTTCCCCATCGAAGGGGCGCCTCGAAGTTGGTGACCGATGCGGGCTGGCAACGAGCGGCTCACGCTCCCGACGGCCGCAGTGGAGTTATCGCATCTTCCCCGCACAGCGAATGTGCTGGCGTGATCCATCGAGCTCCGAGAGGGGTCCAGGGTCAGGAGGGGTCCGTCTCCAACTTTAACCTAGCGCGGGGGATCCGCACCGTCGAGGAAGCGACAGGGCAGGTCTTGCGCGTCCTTTTTGGACGTCGGGTGCGATTCAATGACGGCGCAAGACGCGGCGCTTCGCGTCCTTGGCCCGCGCCCGATCGCTCGCGAGCACGGCGAGGTAGTCGATCTGCCCTCGTCCGGGAGGCGGTAGGCTGGCCAGTCCGTGGGTGGCCTGGGGAATCTCGCGGCAGAACGCTTCCAACGCGGGCGCCGCGCTCACGAAGTCACCTTGGCCGAGCCCTCGGGACGCTGCTTTCAACGAGTCGGCGGCGCGCCGGCCGAGCCGGCCACGACGCGCCAGTTCTTCGTAGCTTGCAGTCAATGCGTCGGAGGAAAAGCCGTGGTTGATGACAAGCTCCGCCGCGACACGCAGCGCAGCCGCCGCATCGAGCGCTCCCATTTCCAGTAGAACCAAAGCCGGCTGGAAGTAGTTGAAGAACGGGCAGACCCGCTGGCCGAAGCCATCGAAAGCCTCCGGGGACGAGACTCGGTCCAACCGGATGAAGATGCGACGGCAAAAGTCTCGCCGTTCGATCTGGCTCGCCAGCTGAACGATGCGTGGGATGTCGGCCGCGTGCACCCCTGACCGCTCCAGTATGGCGATGAGGCC
Above is a window of Pseudomonadota bacterium DNA encoding:
- a CDS encoding VWA domain-containing protein; amino-acid sequence: MGNGMSEAAAVAVDPQSRHRKRSLHYRSSRRFAPAIPEDRLETGTRPPGRADRALGPEAGDRCGLALAGQTLAIGALFFAAGCGAKTGVEVPDVGFLPEVPDVPCVDVPWDGQQAVVELQTQTQLRRADVFFLIDNSNSMMGEIDEIRAQLKDRLAPAIFEEIPDTEFGVGTFSDFPLPDYGKAPDDTPFLLRRRMTGDLEAVQAALRTVRLADGKDQPEAHIEALYQLATGEGLERGPDDPSPERWFVEPNVGCPKGGFGMACFRPDALPVVLMFTDAVMHGGPVTGSPYEPARLYGARAHTWAEMLEVVTERSMRVVGLWSGERQHSVDLVALSRATGA